A stretch of the Clostridiales bacterium genome encodes the following:
- a CDS encoding response regulator, with protein MALEYAESIVQLLMNLVALLLCLFYYISVKQKGWAFSILFFLSNLLSSYYWTSYLIIMGTYPQVSDAMSYFGWNGAYMILLVFLLNMKTPEERRFFHPLMLIPIPFNIVQLILYLPYGRPLNNIYQVAICTAIAVYSIQSFCWYRKHRAESSPKPYIALAAFVFVFCEFGMWTSSCMDGLLGEMYYPFSFLCSLSYLLMVWAIRRTYFGADESASFDPKYQTLLKIACLVVVLGFSLGGILLGAWMRDQMLEHASDAFASNIYNIIPVVLFVISLILVIFMVATIFVVYFGQRAAENNKLREARQIAERSNAAKSEFLANMSHEIRTPINAVMGMNEIILRESLQARDNPETAGDLRTVFSDISGYAGIIDSAGRNLLAIINDILDISKIEAGKLEIREDNYSLRAFLSDLCRLISFRAQARNLEFRTDVDPRLPDNLYGDESRLRQVILNVLNNAVKYTNHGFVKFTVTGTPVSGYMPGQRVNLTFTVEDTGIGILQKDLSRLFEKFERVGPAGSEQVEGTGLGLTISKNLLDMMGGTIQVESEYGKGSLFTVTLSQKVVSTERIGEFDIEAKPGTETEVLPRELFRAPNAKILVVDDTRMNLTVVEGLLKKTELKIDTALSGEEALALTLQIPYDVILMDQRMYGMDGTEAMHRIREQEDGINHETPIVCLTADAIAGVREKYLEEGFTDYLSKPIDSLALKRTLLRHLPKDKVVLLKEDEQTASQNAPQSANTAEEAKAENPFVPLEKAGIHPARGLYYCQQDETLYRSLLAEFAANAEEKEERLQTSFKEENWKDYALLAHSLKSTAGTIGATALSETAAVLEAAAHSEDEARIQQDHQKLLSLYRRTTGAVRSFCTGDNILPEVNDGIIEFDPEE; from the coding sequence ATGGCATTAGAGTACGCGGAAAGCATTGTCCAGCTTCTGATGAACCTGGTCGCTCTTTTGCTGTGCCTTTTTTACTATATCAGCGTCAAGCAGAAGGGCTGGGCGTTCTCCATCCTGTTCTTCCTCAGCAACCTGCTGAGCTCCTATTACTGGACTTCCTACCTCATCATCATGGGGACTTACCCGCAGGTTTCCGATGCGATGTCCTACTTTGGCTGGAACGGCGCCTACATGATCCTGCTGGTCTTCCTGCTGAACATGAAAACCCCGGAAGAGCGGCGCTTCTTCCATCCCCTGATGCTCATTCCCATCCCCTTTAACATTGTCCAGCTGATCCTCTACCTGCCCTACGGCCGCCCGCTCAACAATATCTACCAGGTGGCCATCTGCACGGCCATCGCTGTTTACAGCATCCAGAGCTTCTGTTGGTATCGGAAGCACCGGGCAGAAAGCAGCCCGAAGCCGTATATCGCCCTGGCTGCTTTCGTGTTTGTCTTCTGTGAATTCGGCATGTGGACCTCCTCCTGCATGGACGGTCTGCTGGGCGAAATGTATTATCCCTTCTCCTTCCTGTGCAGCCTCAGCTATCTCCTCATGGTGTGGGCGATCCGCCGCACATATTTCGGTGCGGATGAAAGCGCCAGCTTTGACCCGAAGTACCAGACCCTGCTCAAGATTGCCTGCCTGGTGGTGGTGCTGGGCTTCTCGCTCGGCGGCATCCTGCTGGGCGCCTGGATGCGCGACCAGATGCTGGAGCACGCGAGCGACGCGTTTGCCTCCAATATCTACAACATCATTCCCGTTGTGCTCTTCGTCATCTCCCTGATCCTGGTTATCTTCATGGTCGCCACAATCTTCGTGGTCTATTTCGGCCAGCGCGCTGCGGAGAACAACAAGCTGCGCGAGGCCCGGCAGATTGCCGAGCGTTCCAATGCCGCCAAGAGTGAGTTCCTGGCCAACATGAGCCATGAGATCCGCACCCCGATCAATGCCGTAATGGGCATGAACGAGATCATCCTGCGCGAGAGCCTGCAGGCCCGCGACAACCCGGAAACTGCCGGGGATCTCCGCACGGTGTTCAGCGATATCAGCGGATATGCCGGCATCATCGATTCCGCCGGGCGGAACCTGCTGGCCATCATCAACGATATCCTCGACATCTCCAAGATCGAGGCCGGCAAGCTGGAAATCCGGGAGGACAACTATTCCCTCCGTGCATTCCTCAGCGACCTTTGCCGCCTGATCAGCTTCCGGGCCCAGGCCCGGAACCTGGAATTCCGCACAGATGTGGATCCCCGCCTTCCGGACAACCTCTACGGGGACGAATCCCGCCTGCGCCAGGTCATCCTCAATGTGCTCAACAACGCTGTGAAGTACACCAACCATGGCTTCGTCAAATTCACCGTCACCGGCACCCCGGTCTCCGGCTATATGCCTGGCCAGCGTGTCAACCTGACCTTCACCGTGGAGGATACCGGCATCGGTATCCTCCAGAAGGACCTTTCCCGCCTCTTTGAAAAATTCGAGCGCGTCGGCCCCGCCGGCAGCGAGCAGGTGGAAGGCACCGGCCTGGGACTTACCATCTCCAAAAACCTCCTCGATATGATGGGCGGTACCATCCAGGTGGAAAGCGAATACGGCAAGGGATCCCTGTTCACCGTCACCCTTTCGCAGAAGGTGGTTTCGACCGAACGCATCGGGGAATTCGATATCGAGGCAAAACCCGGCACGGAAACCGAAGTGCTTCCGCGGGAGCTCTTCCGTGCCCCCAATGCAAAAATCCTTGTCGTGGATGACACCCGCATGAACCTGACCGTGGTCGAAGGCCTCCTCAAAAAAACCGAACTGAAGATCGACACCGCCCTCAGCGGCGAGGAAGCCCTGGCCCTCACCCTGCAGATTCCCTATGACGTCATCCTCATGGACCAGCGGATGTATGGCATGGACGGCACCGAAGCCATGCACCGCATCCGGGAGCAGGAAGACGGCATCAACCATGAAACGCCCATCGTCTGCCTCACCGCCGACGCCATCGCCGGCGTCAGGGAGAAATACCTGGAGGAAGGCTTCACCGACTACCTCAGCAAACCCATCGACAGCCTGGCCCTGAAGCGCACCCTGCTCCGCCACCTGCCGAAGGACAAGGTCGTCCTCCTGAAGGAAGACGAACAGACCGCGTCGCAGAACGCCCCGCAAAGTGCCAATACTGCCGAAGAGGCAAAGGCCGAAAACCCCTTTGTCCCGCTTGAGAAGGCAGGTATCCACCCCGCCCGCGGCCTGTATTACTGCCAGCAGGATGAGACCCTGTACCGTTCCCTCCTGGCTGAGTTCGCAGCCAACGCAGAAGAAAAGGAAGAGCGCCTCCAGACCAGTTTCAAAGAAGAAAACTGGAAGGACTACGCCCTCCTGGCCCACTCCCTTAAGAGCACTGCCGGCACCATCGGCGCCACGGCCCTCTCCGAAACCGCCGCCGTCCTGGAAGCCGCCGCCCACAGCGAAGACGAAGCCCGCATCCAACAGGACCACCAGAAGCTCCTCTCCCTCTACCGCCGCACCACCGGCGCCGTCCGCTCCTTCTGCACCGGGGACAACATCCTCCCGGAAGTCAACGACGGAATCATCGAATTCGACCCGGAGGAATAA
- the amrA gene encoding AmmeMemoRadiSam system protein A — protein sequence MPIAAAYMVPHPPMIVPEVGHGSEKQIEKTIAAYRAVAAEIAEIRPETIIVTSPHTVLYADYFHISPGEHASGDFGSFRAPGVKFRKEYDTELVSAVCALAKGKDFPAGTLGERDRHLDHGTMVPLYFVDQAYMDYRLVRIGLSGLPLPDHYALGQMIRKAVEQTGRRVVLIASGDLSHKLQDYGPYGFAKEGPEYDARIMDAAGRAAFGEMLEFDESFCDKAAECGHRSFVIMAGALDGLDVEAKVYSHEDVTGVGYGICSFHPGGENPERRFLLKYRETQAERLRKRRAAEDPYVRLARETVESWVLERKTPDVPEWAAEEMKRDRAGVFVSIHEDGRLRGCIGTFLPTRENIAREIISNAVSASTRDPRFDAVRPDELDKLEINVDVLSAPEKISGPEELDVKRYGVIVSSGSKRGLLLPDLDGVDTVEEQIDIARRKGGIRDGERIALERFEVVRHV from the coding sequence ATGCCGATTGCTGCCGCGTATATGGTTCCGCATCCGCCGATGATCGTTCCGGAGGTGGGGCACGGAAGTGAAAAACAGATCGAAAAGACTATTGCCGCGTACCGGGCGGTGGCGGCGGAGATCGCCGAAATCCGGCCGGAGACGATTATCGTGACCAGCCCGCATACTGTGCTGTACGCGGATTATTTCCACATTTCCCCCGGGGAACATGCGTCCGGGGATTTCGGGAGCTTCCGCGCACCGGGAGTGAAATTCCGGAAGGAATATGACACGGAGCTGGTGAGCGCTGTCTGTGCCCTGGCAAAAGGAAAGGATTTCCCGGCCGGAACGCTGGGTGAGCGAGACCGGCACCTGGACCACGGCACCATGGTGCCGCTGTATTTCGTGGACCAGGCGTATATGGATTACCGGCTGGTACGGATCGGCCTGTCCGGACTGCCGCTTCCGGACCACTATGCCCTCGGGCAGATGATTCGGAAAGCTGTGGAGCAGACCGGAAGGCGAGTCGTGCTGATTGCCAGCGGGGACCTTTCGCACAAGCTGCAGGATTACGGCCCTTACGGCTTCGCGAAGGAAGGCCCGGAATATGACGCGCGCATCATGGACGCGGCCGGGCGGGCGGCCTTCGGGGAGATGCTGGAGTTTGACGAAAGCTTCTGCGACAAGGCCGCGGAGTGCGGCCACCGGTCGTTTGTCATCATGGCGGGAGCGCTGGACGGGCTGGACGTGGAAGCCAAGGTATATTCCCATGAGGACGTGACCGGGGTGGGATACGGCATCTGCTCCTTCCATCCCGGCGGGGAGAACCCGGAACGGCGGTTCCTGCTGAAATACCGGGAGACCCAGGCGGAACGCCTGCGGAAACGCCGGGCGGCGGAGGATCCGTACGTCCGCCTGGCCCGGGAAACGGTGGAAAGCTGGGTGCTGGAGCGGAAGACACCGGACGTGCCGGAATGGGCGGCGGAGGAAATGAAGCGGGACCGCGCCGGGGTGTTTGTTTCCATCCATGAGGACGGCCGGCTGCGGGGATGCATCGGGACGTTCCTGCCCACGCGGGAGAACATCGCGCGGGAGATTATCTCCAACGCGGTGAGCGCTTCCACCCGGGACCCGCGGTTTGACGCGGTGCGCCCGGACGAGCTGGATAAGCTGGAAATCAATGTGGACGTCCTTTCTGCGCCGGAGAAGATTTCCGGCCCGGAAGAGCTGGACGTAAAACGATACGGGGTCATCGTGAGCAGCGGTTCGAAACGGGGCCTGCTGCTGCCGGATTTGGACGGCGTGGACACGGTGGAGGAACAGATTGATATCGCCCGGCGCAAGGGCGGAATCCGCGACGGGGAACGCATTGCGCTGGAGCGGTTTGAAGTGGTGCGGCATGTCTGA
- the amrS gene encoding AmmeMemoRadiSam system radical SAM enzyme gives MARCDVCFRHCELKDGQTGPCGARAAEGGEVRPVYYGKVSALALDPIEKKPLAMFHPGSRILSVGMLGCNLHCPFCQNHEIAQREGAEFPADTRELSPVVLAEMADNCRDMGNIGVAFTYNEPLVCWEYVHDTAKLVHEKGMLNVMVTNGCADLGILEKLSPYIDAMNIDLKGFTDRYYRDVLGGDRKMVMDFIREAVKRCHVELTTLVVPGENDSEEEMRELSGWVAGLQDVYGGKPGSEIPLHISRFFPRYRMTGKKPTDVGKVYSLVRIAEENLRYVYPGNC, from the coding sequence ATGGCACGATGTGACGTATGCTTCCGGCACTGCGAGCTGAAGGACGGGCAGACCGGCCCCTGCGGCGCAAGGGCGGCGGAAGGCGGCGAGGTCCGGCCGGTGTATTACGGGAAGGTATCCGCCCTGGCGCTGGACCCGATTGAGAAAAAGCCCCTCGCAATGTTCCACCCGGGCAGCCGGATCCTGTCCGTGGGCATGCTCGGGTGCAACCTGCACTGCCCCTTCTGCCAGAACCATGAAATTGCCCAGCGGGAGGGCGCGGAGTTTCCGGCGGATACGCGGGAACTGTCCCCGGTTGTGCTGGCGGAGATGGCGGACAACTGCCGGGACATGGGGAACATCGGAGTGGCATTCACGTACAATGAGCCGCTGGTGTGCTGGGAGTATGTACACGATACGGCAAAGCTGGTGCACGAAAAGGGCATGCTGAACGTGATGGTCACCAACGGCTGCGCGGACCTCGGCATCCTGGAGAAACTGTCTCCGTATATCGACGCGATGAACATCGACCTGAAGGGGTTTACCGACCGGTATTACAGGGACGTCCTCGGCGGTGACCGGAAGATGGTGATGGACTTCATCCGGGAGGCTGTGAAGCGGTGCCATGTGGAGCTGACCACGCTGGTGGTTCCCGGGGAGAACGACAGCGAGGAAGAGATGCGGGAGCTGAGCGGCTGGGTGGCCGGCCTGCAGGACGTGTACGGAGGAAAACCGGGGAGCGAAATCCCGCTGCATATTTCCCGCTTCTTCCCGCGGTACCGGATGACGGGGAAGAAACCGACGGATGTGGGAAAGGTTTATTCGTTGGTCAGGATAGCAGAGGAAAATCTCCGGTATGTATACCCGGGAAACTGCTGA